From Vitis vinifera cultivar Pinot Noir 40024 chromosome 3, ASM3070453v1, the proteins below share one genomic window:
- the LOC132253433 gene encoding uncharacterized protein LOC132253433, translated as MGHDVEIPAKGNSTVQIDEMNENLAHNDEMGGNLAVVTQSVMGATNNYVDIPFTNENDDVEFYDEDEINEMHYDDEPPTNKVSSDDGEHIMPSPMFKELNWDAINSMTAEPLTPRTGLWNESNELFKGLRFESKEDLQYAVKRYAICRNQHLVVCESEPQLWAVRCKKWQKGCNWRLRACRRKSHGMFEITKYAGPHTCVYPKLSQDHSQLDSTLIAREIQNVVQRDHTTSIATLHQIVKDKFGYDVHYRRIWEAKRKAMLRVFGDWDESYQALPKWMNILQLTNPGTKVVWKTIPLGGISGNVRFMRVFWAFGASVEGFKHCRPIIQIDGTFLYGKYMGKLLIATSIDGNGHVFPLAFAIVEEESQDSWSWFLIALRHHVTQREGICLISDRHAGINAAVRNPSVGWSPPHAQHRYCLRHVVSNFNDKFKNKVLKELAYRAGCQHQPRKYERYMEELKRLDEKSVAWFSKLDTQKWTQAYDLGYRYGWMTTNIVECINGVLKGARMLPITALVQLTFYRCVSYFETRRAEIRARMAVGDVYTAYAIEKFRRAEAKASGHTVTIFHRIHETFEVITALHGFHMDKGRNKQVVKLNEGTCSCNKWQSFGIPCSHVLAVSAHMRIDSWQLVEKYYRLDAYASCYAPEFNPIPHESYWPYPDFPILHPDPTSMRDKGRPRSSRIRNEMDLKEPSVRIRCGLCKIAGHNRRNCPTKDGGQSSNPLPHDN; from the coding sequence ATGGGTCATGATGTGGAAATACCTGCAAAGGGGAATTCGACAGTGCAGATTGATGAAATGAATGAGAATTTAGCACACAATGACGAAATGGGGGGGAATTTGGCAGTAGTAACTCAGTCAGTCATGGGAGCGACAAACAATTATGTTGACATCCCATttacaaatgaaaatgatgatgtggAATTTTATGATGAGGACGAGATTAATGAGATGCATTATGATGATGAACCTCCAACAAATAAGGTTTCTTCAGATGATGGTGAGCATATTATGCCTTCCCCAATGTTCAAAGAATTGAATTGGGATGCAATAAATAGCATGACTGCTGAGCCTCTCACACCACGTACTGGATTGTGGAATGAATCCAATGAGTTGTTTAAAGGATTGAGATTTGAGAGTAAAGAAGACTTGCAATATGCTGTAAAACGTTATGCAATATGTCGGAATCAACATTTGGTGGTTTGTGAATCAGAACCACAATTGTGGGCAGTGAGATGTAAGAAGTGGCAGAAAGGATGTAATTGGAGGCTTCGTGCATGTCGTCGTAAAAGCCATGGAATGTTTGAGATAACCAAGTACGCAGGTCCTCATACTTGTGTTTACCCTAAATTATCACAAGACCACTCTCAATTGGACTCTACATTGATTGCAAGAGAGATCCAAAATGTAGTTCAGAGGGATCACACTACCTCTATTGCTACATTACACCAGATAGTGAaggataaatttggatatgatgtCCATTATAGGAGAATTTGGGAAGCTAAGAGAAAAGCAATGCTTAGAGTTTTTGGTGATTGGGATGAATCTTATCAAGCATTGCCGAAGTGGATGAACATCCTTCAGCTAACTAATCCTGGAACAAAGGTTGTTTGGAAGACAATACCTTTAGGAGGGATTTCTGGGAACGTGCGGTTTATGCGTGTTTTTTGGGCATTTGGGGCAAGTGTTGAAGGGTTCAAACATTGCAGACCAATTATACAAATTGATGGTACATTCCTATATGGAAAATACATGGGGAAGCTTTTAATTGCTACTTCAATTGATGGAAATGGTCATGTATTCCCCCTTGCGTTTGCAATTGTTGAGGAAGAATCACAGGATAGTTGGTCTTGGTTTCTTATTGCATTGAGGCATCACGTCACTCAAAGAGAAGGGATATGCTTAATTTCAGATCGCCATGCAGGAATAAATGCTGCTGTTAGAAATCCATCAGTTGGATGGAGCCCCCCTCATGCGCAACATCGATACTGTCTTAGGCATGTAGTGAGCAATTTTAATgacaaatttaagaataaggTCTTAAAAGAGTTGGCGTATAGAGCTGGATGTCAACATCAACCGCGGAAGTATGAGAGATACATGGAGGAGTTAAAACGATTGGATGAAAAAAGTGTGGCTTGGTTTTCAAAGTTAGACACTCAAAAGTGGACTCAAGCATATGATCTAGGATATCGGTATGGGTGGATGACCACAAATATTGTTGAGTGCATTAATGGGGTGCTTAAGGGAGCGCGAATGTTACCTATCACTGCACTTGTTCAATTAACTTTTTATCGATGTGTGTCATACTTTGAGACTCGTAGAGCAGAGATACGTGCTAGAATGGCAGTTGGAGATGTGTACACTGCGTATGCAATTGAAAAATTTAGAAGAGCCGAGGCCAAAGCTAGTGGACACACTGTCACCATTTTCCATCGAATTCATGAAACATTTGAAGTAATTACTGCTCTCCATGGGTTTCATATGGATAAAGGACGTAACAAACAAGTGGTTAAGCTTAATGAAGGTACATGTAGTTGTAATAAGTGGCAATCATTTGGCATTCCATGCTCACATGTGCTAGCTGTTTCTGCTCATATGAGGATTGATAGTTGGCAATTAGTTGAAAAATACTATAGGTTGGATGCCTATGCCAGTTGTTACGCTCCTGAATTTAATCCCATTCCTCATGAATCTTATTGGCCGTATCCTGATTTTCCTATTCTCCACCCTGACCCAACTTCAATGAGGGATAAGGGGCGTCCTAGATCATCAAGGATAAGGAATGAAATGGATTTGAAGGAACCAAGCGTTAGGATTCGATGTGGTTTATGTAAAATAGCGGGTCATAATCGTCGCAACTGTCCCACAAAAGATGGAGGGCAATCCTCCAACCCCCTTCCTCATGACAATTAA